In Lewinellaceae bacterium, a single window of DNA contains:
- a CDS encoding TIR domain-containing protein — MHKIYISYAWGDNGTDGGDSREQAVDCLCEAFAQRGYHVVRDKQDMPYRKPIREFMNELAGATALIAVISEKYLRSPYCMYELTAAWDRGDFRHRIFPIVLPDARSLYDDREQFRWVAHWKKELQDYEQQVAHIDDAAKEGFLQKLRDRAFIYQRVSGALAGLAGLVGIAPEKLMESRFAEVIGQVEKRVAGQAGRWETPPGREEKRPGRSDPMGRWAGSPRTFLLFFIFVTALGLWGEFSPNALRTQIEGLAGGRYTLSWALVAAVFFLLFLLQYFQKKKEKAEPQAIPTTLTDEQRQRFLHSLRTRYRERIRQKMDGRIAIELELSYSRIGASAPQLLRFDEEAQAEKDIQGELAGLLQKHRHLLILGKPGSGKTTLLLDMALGLLEKTRKNPAAPAPVVFNLAGWTGEQPNFTLWLQETLASAYDYPKELAAPAIHLHQIIPLLDGFDEVGLHLAEEEARQQLRRRCLDAIHRYMTATDAPIFAICTRIKEYTEAGGNAPVQAQVLVKPITPEKVRQALQKALHHKGPHRYAQREAAANLLAVFDQQQAVQEVLCTPFYFNAALQSLYQPGDEAIAYPGEAESLQQFLVEQYVYRKLNPVDAQPKYRVEDAQRWLVWLAGTIGNTKNVSFELADFQPYTLRLPKAYSITYGLAFGLAGGLAFGLAVGLAGGLAVGLAGGLAVGLAGGLAGGWGESTIYTEEIRKWDLSKLRSLRTWWNILAFTLVSGLVFGFGIRFGLRFGLRFGRRFGRRFGRRFGLRFGRRFGRRFGRRFGRRFGLRFGLRFGRRFGLRFGLRFGKVRQRSVQFFRDQQPLPTITGQLEERVP; from the coding sequence ATGCATAAAATATACATATCCTACGCCTGGGGCGACAACGGAACGGACGGCGGCGACAGCCGGGAGCAGGCCGTCGACTGCCTCTGCGAGGCATTTGCGCAGCGAGGCTACCACGTCGTTCGCGACAAGCAGGATATGCCCTACCGCAAGCCAATCCGCGAGTTCATGAACGAGCTGGCCGGCGCAACCGCCCTGATTGCGGTGATCAGCGAAAAATACCTGCGCTCGCCCTATTGCATGTACGAACTGACCGCCGCCTGGGACCGCGGGGATTTCCGCCACCGGATCTTCCCCATCGTGCTGCCGGACGCCCGCTCCCTCTACGACGACCGGGAGCAGTTCCGCTGGGTGGCGCACTGGAAAAAAGAACTCCAGGATTACGAACAACAAGTAGCCCACATCGACGATGCCGCCAAGGAGGGCTTCCTGCAGAAACTGCGCGACCGTGCGTTCATCTACCAGCGCGTTTCGGGCGCTCTGGCCGGCCTGGCGGGCTTGGTGGGCATCGCACCGGAAAAGCTGATGGAGAGCCGCTTTGCCGAGGTCATCGGGCAGGTGGAAAAACGGGTGGCGGGCCAGGCGGGCCGTTGGGAAACACCACCGGGGCGGGAAGAAAAAAGGCCTGGCCGCTCTGACCCGATGGGCCGATGGGCCGGCTCGCCCCGCACATTCCTGCTGTTCTTTATTTTCGTAACTGCTCTTGGCCTGTGGGGCGAGTTCTCGCCCAACGCCCTGCGCACCCAGATAGAAGGCCTCGCCGGCGGCCGTTACACCCTGAGTTGGGCTCTGGTGGCGGCGGTATTTTTCCTGCTATTCCTTCTCCAGTACTTCCAAAAGAAGAAAGAAAAAGCCGAGCCCCAGGCTATACCCACCACCCTTACCGACGAGCAACGGCAGCGATTCCTCCATTCCCTCCGCACCCGCTACCGGGAGCGCATCCGGCAGAAGATGGACGGCCGCATCGCCATCGAGCTGGAGCTGAGCTATTCCCGGATCGGCGCCAGCGCCCCCCAACTGCTGCGCTTCGATGAGGAAGCCCAGGCAGAAAAGGACATACAGGGTGAACTGGCGGGCCTGCTGCAAAAGCACCGCCACCTGCTGATCCTGGGCAAGCCGGGTTCGGGCAAGACTACCCTGCTGCTGGATATGGCCCTGGGGCTGCTGGAAAAAACCCGCAAAAACCCCGCTGCTCCCGCCCCCGTCGTGTTCAACCTGGCCGGCTGGACGGGCGAACAGCCAAACTTCACCCTCTGGCTACAGGAAACCCTGGCCTCGGCCTACGATTATCCGAAGGAGCTGGCCGCCCCGGCCATCCACCTGCACCAAATCATCCCCCTGCTCGACGGCTTCGACGAGGTGGGCCTGCACCTGGCCGAGGAGGAAGCCCGGCAACAGTTGCGCCGCCGGTGCCTCGACGCCATCCACCGCTATATGACCGCCACCGACGCCCCCATCTTCGCCATCTGCACCCGCATCAAAGAGTACACCGAGGCCGGCGGCAATGCCCCGGTGCAGGCGCAGGTGCTGGTCAAGCCCATCACCCCGGAAAAAGTTAGGCAGGCCCTGCAGAAGGCGTTGCATCACAAGGGCCCACACCGCTACGCCCAGCGGGAGGCCGCCGCCAACTTGCTGGCTGTATTTGATCAGCAGCAGGCGGTGCAGGAGGTGCTGTGTACGCCCTTCTACTTCAATGCCGCCCTGCAAAGCTTGTATCAGCCTGGAGATGAGGCCATAGCATACCCCGGCGAGGCCGAAAGCCTGCAGCAATTCCTGGTCGAACAGTACGTGTACCGCAAATTGAACCCGGTGGATGCCCAGCCCAAATACCGGGTAGAGGACGCCCAGCGGTGGCTGGTGTGGCTGGCGGGCACGATCGGCAACACCAAAAATGTCTCGTTTGAGTTGGCGGACTTTCAGCCGTATACGCTGCGCCTGCCTAAGGCATATAGCATAACCTACGGTTTGGCCTTCGGTTTGGCCGGCGGTTTGGCCTTCGGTTTGGCCGTCGGTTTGGCCGGCGGTTTGGCCGTCGGTTTGGCCGGCGGTTTGGCCGTCGGTTTGGCCGGCGGTTTGGCCGGCGGTTGGGGGGAATCTACTATTTACACTGAGGAAATCCGCAAATGGGATTTGTCAAAATTGCGCTCCCTCAGAACCTGGTGGAATATTTTGGCTTTTACTTTGGTAAGCGGTTTGGTATTCGGGTTTGGTATTCGGTTTGGCCTTCGGTTTGGCCTTCGGTTTGGCCGGCGGTTTGGCCGGCGGTTTGGCCGGCGGTTTGGCCTTCGGTTTGGCCGGCGGTTTGGCCGGCGGTTTGGCCGGCGGTTTGGCCGGCGGTTTGGCCTTCGGTTTGGCCTTCGGTTTGGCCGTCGGTTTGGCCTTCGGTTTGGCCTTCGGTTTGGAAAGGTACGCCAGCGAAGTGTACAATTTTTCCGAGATCAGCAGCCCTTACCAACGATTACGGGCCAATTGGAAGAGAGAGTACCTTAA
- a CDS encoding WG repeat-containing protein: MARYVASLLLSLSLIAETAAQGGDVLDVYPIRVNHKMGYVKFYPYDSATIIIDTVIPPQYDYIGDINLPYNTIASDGSSSPYRIFELDEKVGLLGPSLNRVVPNNYNRIRVVTDSFLAVELDSLFLLADTRGRVHLDSTPYQDICLAEQLPGEGPAYFFVKNEKGWGLRRLNGPLLVGHQYGDIRQAGTPGFYKVKKSVIGGQWELIDSVGKKILQNAYDDILVLDTNLIALQKGRHWQLIHRRKGPKGRFIGGFVRLEEPYSFFERIEKVNSRLAVMAPVAKDVVVELWDIRAQKRLVKNDAKKRPSSHTEQPKNRDKEYLPWYFPIEGEEWFAIFNKDFNRVGQVDYLIDSAGNVISKPYAFIEPSGLPHIFRVGKLGKWGLLAPQVDSLPIADCGYHGLTPFRENVAVTSIGGSFGAVVITEKGLDSLPCIYDNLALRAGNKLKARMGGRQIVDYSLDTLGKLVVDTVYSGLYIAEDAEKPFQEAEPVEVRASRGYTPKTFDWGKLYVTEKPNSLFLNKMDPNDIGPAGGVVPLWTRRLRFFEKPASIREIVEDSIVVFTHRGRPFNTDFTRRLFAREVAGKAFYNLGKGMDITDYPILGLRNFDYNYGYSAFIDASGKMGLANAFGEQLARRGQPVRFTYIGPFRAGRARACIGGELVLFKKGLAHEEPSKFRLGYQWEFSGEFNVNLLEPSSPSVRDGEVYVMPGPDNPCRWVFIDTTGAIVLEPKASHVKDFQETDSARFALILQKSQGGLDLYGRPDADFGLIDEQGEVLIEPAFDDIKVFPEYFGVAKRGTPVFFFNSKGHELFINRTRLRPFSEGLAHFYDQEKRWGYIDSTGRVVIPPRFLEARPFSEGLAAVADTSGYCSFINKKGEVVFRTNLPNGGWQFLGNFKEGRCWFKGEGNKWGCYGRSGKVAIPPAFFFENDDLNLQKPYTRDSILQTLFSLPMDFSHGVAAVKASAPGGAVEPAVIDSMGRRISLTGKYEDISPFDAHGLAVVANQENKRQGLLNAQGEVLLAPKYRKVGHFINGYARVQAENGRWGLVDKEGEVVVPFQYTEIDTVSEGLAAVRPTAKQSWVFIDTTNDLCIKGPFEQTQPFEKGYSLATIGNQKQIIDQEGQLVFIKNDTVLFYSEGIFGMKDTCRPKYRKFKEKQRGASVEILLRRRFRQ; this comes from the coding sequence ATGGCTCGTTATGTTGCATCGCTGTTGCTATCCCTGAGCCTTATTGCCGAAACAGCAGCCCAGGGCGGGGATGTGCTTGACGTATACCCCATCCGGGTGAACCACAAGATGGGGTATGTCAAGTTTTATCCCTATGATTCGGCCACCATTATTATCGATACGGTCATTCCGCCCCAATATGATTACATCGGCGACATCAACCTGCCCTACAACACCATTGCCTCTGATGGTTCCTCATCTCCCTACCGCATATTCGAACTGGATGAAAAGGTAGGCTTGCTCGGCCCGTCCCTCAACCGGGTGGTGCCCAATAACTACAACCGGATACGGGTGGTAACAGACAGCTTCCTGGCTGTCGAACTGGATTCCCTTTTTCTGTTGGCCGACACCAGGGGAAGGGTGCACCTGGACAGCACGCCTTATCAGGATATTTGCCTGGCCGAACAATTGCCCGGAGAAGGCCCGGCCTATTTTTTTGTAAAGAACGAAAAGGGCTGGGGGCTTCGGCGGCTAAACGGCCCCCTGCTGGTAGGCCATCAGTACGGCGACATCCGGCAGGCGGGAACGCCCGGTTTTTACAAGGTGAAAAAAAGCGTCATCGGCGGTCAATGGGAGTTGATCGACAGCGTCGGCAAGAAGATATTGCAAAACGCCTATGATGATATCCTGGTGCTGGATACCAACCTCATCGCCCTTCAGAAGGGGAGGCACTGGCAACTGATCCATCGCCGCAAAGGGCCTAAAGGACGTTTCATCGGCGGGTTTGTTCGTTTGGAAGAACCCTACAGTTTTTTCGAGCGTATTGAAAAAGTGAACAGCCGGCTGGCCGTCATGGCGCCGGTTGCCAAAGATGTGGTGGTTGAGCTCTGGGACATTCGCGCCCAGAAGCGGCTGGTCAAAAATGACGCTAAAAAACGGCCATCCAGCCACACCGAACAACCGAAAAACAGAGACAAGGAATACCTGCCCTGGTACTTCCCCATTGAAGGAGAAGAATGGTTTGCCATCTTCAATAAGGATTTTAACCGGGTTGGGCAGGTGGACTATCTCATCGACAGCGCCGGCAATGTCATTTCGAAGCCTTATGCGTTTATCGAGCCTTCGGGCCTGCCCCACATTTTCCGGGTGGGAAAACTGGGCAAATGGGGCCTTCTGGCCCCGCAGGTCGACAGCCTGCCGATTGCGGATTGTGGTTATCACGGCCTTACCCCTTTCCGGGAAAATGTAGCAGTAACCAGTATCGGAGGCAGTTTCGGGGCTGTCGTTATTACCGAAAAAGGACTGGACTCCCTGCCTTGTATTTACGACAACCTGGCCCTGCGGGCCGGCAACAAACTGAAAGCCCGGATGGGCGGCAGGCAAATTGTGGATTACAGTCTTGACACCCTGGGCAAACTGGTTGTGGATACCGTTTATTCCGGCCTCTACATTGCCGAAGATGCCGAAAAGCCGTTCCAGGAAGCGGAGCCGGTTGAAGTGAGAGCAAGCAGAGGATATACGCCCAAAACCTTCGATTGGGGCAAGCTTTACGTGACTGAAAAGCCGAATAGTTTATTCCTCAATAAGATGGATCCGAATGATATCGGGCCGGCAGGGGGCGTAGTGCCATTGTGGACCAGGAGGTTGCGTTTTTTCGAAAAGCCGGCCAGCATCAGAGAAATTGTCGAGGATTCGATCGTCGTTTTTACCCACCGGGGGCGCCCTTTCAACACCGATTTTACCCGGAGGCTTTTCGCCCGGGAGGTAGCCGGCAAGGCTTTCTACAACCTGGGAAAAGGCATGGATATCACAGACTATCCCATTCTGGGCCTGCGCAATTTTGACTATAATTACGGCTATTCCGCGTTTATTGATGCGTCCGGAAAGATGGGGCTGGCGAATGCATTCGGCGAACAATTGGCCAGGCGGGGACAGCCGGTGCGCTTCACCTACATCGGCCCCTTCAGGGCCGGGCGGGCAAGGGCTTGTATCGGCGGAGAACTCGTTCTTTTCAAAAAAGGCCTGGCGCATGAGGAACCCTCCAAATTCAGGCTGGGCTACCAATGGGAATTCTCCGGGGAATTCAATGTCAACCTGCTGGAGCCTTCTTCCCCGTCGGTCCGGGATGGAGAGGTTTATGTGATGCCCGGCCCGGACAATCCCTGCCGTTGGGTTTTTATCGATACCACGGGAGCCATCGTACTGGAGCCGAAGGCCTCCCATGTCAAGGATTTTCAGGAAACAGACAGCGCCCGTTTTGCGCTGATCCTGCAAAAAAGCCAGGGTGGGCTGGATTTGTACGGCCGGCCAGATGCAGACTTCGGGCTCATCGATGAGCAGGGAGAGGTGCTGATCGAACCTGCCTTTGACGACATCAAGGTGTTTCCGGAGTATTTCGGAGTGGCAAAAAGAGGGACGCCGGTCTTTTTCTTTAACTCGAAGGGGCATGAATTATTTATCAATCGAACCCGTTTGCGCCCTTTTTCTGAAGGGCTGGCCCATTTTTACGACCAGGAAAAGCGTTGGGGCTATATCGATAGCACGGGCAGAGTCGTTATTCCTCCCCGGTTTCTCGAAGCGCGCCCATTTTCCGAAGGGCTGGCCGCCGTGGCCGATACCAGTGGGTATTGTTCCTTCATCAATAAAAAGGGGGAGGTTGTTTTTCGCACCAACCTCCCCAATGGTGGCTGGCAGTTCCTCGGAAATTTTAAAGAAGGGCGTTGTTGGTTTAAAGGAGAAGGAAATAAATGGGGATGCTATGGCCGGTCGGGGAAAGTGGCGATCCCTCCCGCTTTTTTCTTTGAGAACGATGATTTGAACCTTCAAAAACCCTATACCCGGGACTCCATCCTGCAAACCCTGTTTTCTCTTCCTATGGATTTTTCACACGGAGTAGCGGCCGTCAAGGCTTCAGCGCCGGGCGGCGCCGTCGAACCGGCCGTTATCGATTCCATGGGGCGGAGAATAAGCCTGACGGGGAAATATGAGGACATCAGCCCGTTCGATGCTCATGGGCTGGCCGTTGTTGCCAATCAGGAAAACAAAAGACAGGGCTTGCTCAATGCCCAGGGCGAAGTGCTTTTGGCTCCGAAGTACAGAAAAGTGGGCCATTTTATCAATGGATATGCCAGGGTGCAGGCCGAAAACGGGCGTTGGGGGCTTGTGGATAAAGAGGGAGAGGTGGTTGTGCCCTTTCAATATACCGAAATAGACACCGTATCGGAAGGGTTAGCCGCTGTTCGCCCCACAGCCAAACAATCCTGGGTGTTCATCGATACCACCAACGACCTGTGCATAAAGGGGCCCTTCGAACAAACACAGCCTTTCGAAAAGGGGTATAGCCTGGCCACCATTGGCAACCAAAAGCAGATCATTGACCAGGAGGGACAGCTCGTTTTTATAAAAAATGACACCGTTTTGTTCTACTCGGAAGGCATCTTCGGAATGAAAGATACCTGCCGCCCGAAATACCGAAAATTTAAAGAAAAGCAAAGAGGAGCCTCCGTCGAGATACTACTACGCAGACGCTTCCGGCAATAA
- a CDS encoding OmpA family protein, giving the protein MKYAAFYIFFLLPLLAAGQVFTELEQLNSNSRETNLSITPNGRYLYFMSQRGGQPWSRRREEDEHGGPRYDGDIWYSQKVDGEWAPPRCLGQQVNTDDGEDEPNITADGQAVYFQSWRKDWENGGGPYYRAELDGVVWKNPEPLDGEINRFFRELNNRSMMALLTNLREKGLLEKVISILQEDIDSEEFTRKLKQMGVNIEKDYQTGTDGMAVSPDEKIFVVSVFVPETKQFDLFISRKNEEGAWAYPKPLDVNTGANEISAFIAGDNQTLYFASNQEGGAGGYDLYKTTLTSGWHCSKAVNLGPPYNTQEDEYGFIVNSSEDLGFMVVNGDLVQVALTEEARPQQAIVINGRVIDEDGNPLQTNIQLVNASSGKTLSSSRSNAYSGEYSFSFMREEGRYNQVVATPEGTVAEEPFVVDGNTAGVLEFLIVVKKNKEAPAQVVASLNKAALQEGEVFRVDNLHFEADSAKIKEESYALLNEISSILIKRAGVVVEIGGHTNGLPPDDYCDRLSEARALNVYRFLLGNGVPEERLQYKGYGKRKPIASNKTPRGRQMNQRVEITILKTGG; this is encoded by the coding sequence ATGAAATACGCTGCATTTTACATCTTTTTTTTGCTTCCCCTCCTAGCTGCCGGGCAGGTATTCACGGAACTGGAACAACTGAACTCCAATTCCAGGGAAACCAATCTTTCCATTACGCCCAACGGCAGGTACCTTTATTTCATGTCGCAAAGAGGCGGCCAGCCCTGGTCGAGGCGCCGCGAAGAAGATGAGCACGGCGGGCCCCGGTATGACGGAGACATCTGGTACAGCCAGAAAGTGGACGGAGAATGGGCGCCGCCTCGTTGCCTGGGGCAGCAGGTGAATACGGATGACGGAGAGGACGAGCCCAACATCACGGCGGATGGGCAGGCCGTTTATTTCCAAAGCTGGCGGAAGGACTGGGAAAATGGCGGCGGTCCCTATTACCGGGCGGAACTGGATGGCGTAGTCTGGAAAAACCCCGAACCGCTGGACGGGGAGATCAACCGCTTTTTTCGGGAACTCAACAATAGATCAATGATGGCTCTTCTCACCAACCTACGGGAAAAAGGCCTGCTCGAAAAGGTGATCAGCATCCTCCAAGAAGACATCGATAGCGAAGAGTTCACCCGCAAACTGAAGCAGATGGGGGTCAACATAGAAAAAGATTACCAGACGGGGACGGATGGTATGGCCGTCTCTCCGGATGAAAAGATTTTCGTCGTTTCGGTTTTTGTGCCGGAGACCAAACAGTTTGACCTCTTCATCAGCCGGAAGAACGAGGAAGGGGCCTGGGCTTATCCCAAACCTCTGGATGTCAATACCGGAGCGAACGAAATCTCCGCTTTCATCGCCGGCGATAACCAAACCTTGTATTTCGCCTCCAACCAGGAGGGCGGCGCCGGGGGGTACGACCTCTACAAAACGACCTTAACCTCGGGCTGGCATTGCAGCAAAGCCGTCAACCTGGGGCCGCCCTACAATACCCAGGAGGACGAATATGGGTTTATTGTGAATTCAAGCGAAGACCTGGGGTTTATGGTCGTCAATGGAGACCTTGTACAAGTGGCGCTCACTGAAGAAGCCCGCCCTCAGCAGGCAATCGTGATCAACGGACGGGTTATCGATGAAGATGGAAACCCGCTGCAAACAAATATACAGCTGGTCAATGCATCCAGTGGCAAAACCCTTTCCTCGTCGAGGAGCAACGCCTACTCCGGCGAGTACTCCTTTTCCTTTATGCGGGAAGAAGGGCGCTACAACCAGGTCGTCGCCACTCCCGAAGGCACAGTCGCCGAAGAGCCTTTTGTGGTGGACGGCAATACGGCTGGCGTCCTGGAATTTCTCATTGTCGTCAAAAAAAATAAAGAAGCCCCGGCCCAGGTTGTTGCCTCATTGAACAAAGCAGCCTTGCAGGAAGGAGAAGTGTTTCGGGTGGACAACCTGCATTTTGAGGCCGACAGCGCCAAGATCAAAGAAGAATCCTACGCCTTATTGAATGAGATTTCCAGCATTTTGATCAAACGGGCCGGGGTCGTCGTCGAGATCGGCGGCCATACCAACGGCTTGCCCCCCGACGATTACTGCGACCGGCTTTCCGAAGCCAGGGCCCTGAACGTTTACCGGTTCCTGCTCGGGAATGGCGTGCCGGAAGAACGCCTGCAGTACAAGGGGTATGGCAAGCGAAAACCTATTGCGAGCAACAAAACTCCCCGGGGCCGCCAAATGAACCAACGGGTAGAAATAACCATCCTCAAAACCGGGGGATAA
- a CDS encoding OmpA family protein, translating into MPTKKAFLLFLFSIFFSFTATGQAERGFAYLKQNEPEKAEQAFRNSLAHPTDGVAARFGMAWCYLQQDHSFRQLCEGLAFLRESRRRFPALDANTKARYQPYGLSPAAYPDMEKALQAAALHRVNNSRSVAQLDSLLQLMSPFPEDLEKEVQNTRRAVVQHAAHYAEDYASIRSLAENHYGLVIQANYRYPSQLEEKLLNSFVKENGLYALSEFKESHPGHPFSRDCWVDQFISAINSKALRPLLHFLSDYPHSTLDVLADVVLRAKTGNGANIPQAHLLTAAEKQQLESCKAGWKLQAALESKEPFGPALQQELLSHIQKSAPASRTYFLMKKALQAYLDNRQWEPATALVKFSQPLFPDVRPKGCGARFSYFVEKQLWFRVAIPIIERAADGIYRMPLAALNTPEGSEYSPAVSADGSELYFAATGREGQVGGEDIFLSRYDFRNKSWGPPQLAESLSTAADEVPLSMTSDGNHLLLFRNGQLHLAALGREGWEKPQPLPDNINAFPWLGRATLSSDGQVIIFAAIKDLQKVYSESDIDLYFSRKGPSGQWAPPQPLGPDVNTFEQERSPFLFHDNETLYFSSNGHKGLGGMDVFYSKRLDDSWQYWSVPQNLGKEVNTLDDDWGFQYSMSPAGNTVYLSAENLYSNLGDLFFTGLPKHATPAPIAVYRGRLMNPSGEGLQSPLLVTDLESGEVIEEVMPRPDGSVSILARGGKKLSVYPKDQSLFPVSRIIDPSTTTPGTVDTIHTVPIALMLEEGVSAPLNNILFDFDKAVLKPRSIPELLRVYELVKDERWLIRIEGHTDNVGAAAYNQKLSEQRAAAVLQFLAGQGISPSRMSAEGFGDTQPLASNADEAGRAKNRRVVIRFERK; encoded by the coding sequence ATGCCCACGAAAAAAGCCTTCCTGCTCTTCCTGTTTTCCATCTTTTTTTCTTTTACTGCAACCGGACAAGCCGAGCGTGGCTTCGCCTATCTGAAGCAAAATGAACCGGAAAAGGCTGAACAAGCCTTCCGAAATAGCCTGGCGCACCCCACCGACGGCGTTGCCGCCCGCTTCGGAATGGCCTGGTGTTATTTGCAGCAGGATCATTCATTCCGCCAACTGTGCGAAGGGCTGGCTTTCCTGAGGGAATCCCGCCGCCGCTTTCCCGCTTTGGACGCAAATACGAAAGCCAGGTACCAGCCCTATGGCCTTTCGCCGGCTGCCTATCCGGACATGGAAAAAGCCCTGCAGGCAGCGGCGCTCCACCGCGTCAACAATTCCAGGTCGGTCGCCCAACTGGATAGCCTGCTCCAGCTGATGAGCCCGTTCCCGGAGGATTTAGAAAAAGAAGTGCAAAATACCCGGCGCGCGGTGGTGCAGCACGCTGCCCACTATGCGGAGGACTACGCCTCCATCCGGTCGTTGGCGGAAAACCACTACGGCCTGGTAATCCAGGCCAATTACCGATATCCCAGCCAGTTGGAAGAAAAACTGCTGAACAGCTTTGTCAAAGAAAACGGGCTGTATGCGTTGAGCGAATTCAAGGAAAGCCATCCCGGCCATCCCTTTTCCCGGGATTGCTGGGTGGACCAGTTCATCAGCGCCATCAACAGCAAAGCCCTCCGGCCCCTTCTTCATTTTCTGAGCGACTATCCGCACAGCACGCTGGACGTTTTGGCTGACGTCGTTCTGAGGGCCAAGACCGGCAACGGCGCCAATATTCCTCAGGCCCACCTGCTCACTGCTGCTGAAAAACAACAACTGGAATCCTGCAAGGCGGGCTGGAAGCTGCAGGCCGCTCTGGAAAGCAAAGAACCCTTCGGCCCGGCCCTCCAGCAGGAATTGCTTTCCCATATCCAAAAATCGGCGCCGGCCTCGCGCACCTATTTTTTGATGAAGAAAGCCCTGCAGGCGTACCTCGACAACCGGCAATGGGAGCCGGCAACGGCCCTGGTCAAGTTCAGCCAGCCTCTTTTTCCCGACGTCCGGCCAAAAGGCTGCGGCGCCCGGTTCTCCTATTTTGTCGAAAAACAACTGTGGTTCAGGGTGGCCATCCCCATCATCGAGCGGGCTGCGGACGGCATTTACCGAATGCCGCTGGCCGCTCTGAACACCCCGGAAGGCAGCGAATATTCGCCGGCCGTTTCCGCCGACGGCAGCGAATTGTACTTCGCCGCTACCGGCCGGGAAGGCCAGGTTGGCGGCGAGGATATTTTTCTATCCCGGTATGACTTCAGGAACAAAAGCTGGGGGCCGCCCCAACTGGCAGAATCGCTTTCCACCGCCGCCGATGAGGTTCCCTTGTCGATGACTTCCGACGGCAACCACCTGCTTTTGTTCAGGAACGGCCAATTGCACCTCGCGGCCCTGGGCAGGGAAGGCTGGGAAAAACCTCAGCCTTTGCCGGACAATATTAACGCCTTCCCCTGGCTCGGCCGCGCCACTCTTTCCTCCGACGGGCAGGTGATCATCTTCGCCGCCATAAAAGACCTCCAAAAGGTATACAGCGAATCCGATATCGATTTGTACTTTTCCCGCAAAGGCCCCTCTGGCCAGTGGGCGCCCCCGCAGCCGCTGGGCCCCGACGTAAATACCTTTGAACAGGAACGGTCTCCTTTTTTATTCCACGATAACGAGACCCTATATTTCAGCTCCAACGGCCACAAAGGGCTGGGGGGTATGGATGTGTTTTATTCGAAACGGCTGGATGACAGCTGGCAATACTGGAGCGTGCCTCAAAACCTGGGCAAAGAGGTCAATACGCTGGATGACGACTGGGGTTTTCAATACTCCATGAGCCCCGCCGGCAACACCGTCTACTTGTCGGCTGAAAACCTTTACAGCAACCTCGGCGACCTGTTCTTTACCGGCCTTCCCAAACACGCAACTCCGGCTCCCATTGCCGTATACCGGGGCCGGCTGATGAATCCTTCCGGAGAAGGCCTCCAAAGCCCCCTGTTGGTTACGGATCTCGAAAGCGGGGAGGTCATTGAAGAAGTGATGCCCCGCCCCGACGGTTCGGTGTCCATACTGGCCCGCGGAGGCAAAAAACTCAGTGTCTACCCCAAAGACCAATCCCTGTTTCCCGTGTCCCGGATCATCGATCCATCCACAACAACTCCCGGCACCGTCGACACCATCCACACGGTGCCCATTGCCCTGATGCTCGAAGAAGGCGTTTCCGCTCCCCTCAACAACATCCTCTTCGATTTTGACAAAGCGGTGCTTAAGCCCCGTTCCATCCCTGAACTGTTGAGAGTCTATGAACTGGTCAAGGATGAAAGGTGGCTCATCCGGATCGAGGGCCATACCGATAATGTTGGCGCCGCAGCCTATAACCAAAAACTTTCGGAACAGCGAGCGGCAGCGGTCCTCCAGTTTCTGGCCGGTCAGGGCATTTCGCCCTCGCGAATGTCGGCTGAGGGTTTTGGCGACACGCAGCCTCTGGCGAGCAATGCTGACGAGGCCGGCCGCGCAAAGAACCGGAGGGTGGTCATCCGGTTTGAGCGGAAATAG